In Shinella sp. XGS7, a single genomic region encodes these proteins:
- a CDS encoding phenylalanine--tRNA ligase subunit alpha, with protein MNDLDQLLQTASLEFAAAATPADLENAKARFIGKSGQVTELMKGLAALSVEEKKTRGAQINQLKQGIEAALNARRQALADAELALQLKAEALDVSLPGRARGTGGLHPITRAMERIEAIFGSMGFDVADGPEIENDWFNFTALNTPEDHPARSMHDTFYIEGGHVLRTHTSPMQIRYAVQHVKKHKAAIDAGLPMPEIRVIAPGRTYRVDSDATHSPMFHQVEGLWVGENISFKDLKSVYVNFMQQFFETTDMEIRFRPSYFPFTEPSAEIDMMFGSGPLKGRWLEVSGSGQVHPQVIRNMGLDPEKYIGFAFGSGIDRLAMLRYGVGDLRLFFDGDLRFLSQFK; from the coding sequence ATGAACGACCTCGACCAACTGCTACAGACGGCAAGCCTTGAGTTTGCTGCCGCCGCCACGCCCGCCGACCTGGAGAACGCCAAGGCCCGATTTATCGGCAAGAGCGGCCAGGTGACCGAGCTGATGAAGGGCTTGGCCGCGCTGTCGGTCGAGGAAAAGAAGACCCGCGGCGCCCAGATCAACCAGCTGAAGCAGGGCATTGAGGCCGCGCTGAACGCGCGCCGCCAGGCCCTGGCCGATGCCGAGCTTGCTTTGCAGCTCAAGGCCGAGGCCCTGGATGTGAGCCTGCCCGGCCGCGCTCGCGGCACCGGGGGCCTGCACCCCATCACCCGCGCCATGGAGCGCATCGAGGCCATCTTCGGCTCCATGGGTTTCGATGTGGCCGACGGCCCCGAGATCGAGAACGACTGGTTCAACTTCACGGCGCTGAACACGCCCGAAGACCATCCGGCCCGCTCCATGCACGACACCTTCTACATCGAGGGCGGTCATGTGCTGCGCACCCACACCAGCCCCATGCAGATCCGCTACGCGGTCCAGCATGTGAAGAAGCACAAGGCGGCCATCGATGCCGGCCTGCCCATGCCCGAGATCCGCGTGATCGCGCCGGGCCGCACCTACCGGGTGGACAGCGACGCCACCCACTCGCCCATGTTCCACCAGGTCGAAGGCCTGTGGGTGGGCGAGAACATCTCCTTCAAGGACCTCAAGTCCGTCTACGTGAACTTCATGCAGCAGTTCTTCGAGACGACGGATATGGAGATCCGTTTCCGTCCCAGCTACTTCCCCTTCACCGAGCCGAGCGCGGAGATCGACATGATGTTCGGCTCCGGCCCGCTCAAGGGCCGCTGGCTGGAAGTCTCGGGCTCGGGCCAGGTCCACCCCCAGGTGATCCGCAATATGGGCCTGGACCCCGAGAAGTACATCGGCTTCGCGTTCGGCTCGGGCATCGACCGTCTGGCCATGCTGCGCTATGGCGTGGGCGACCTGCGCCTGTTCTTTGACGGCGATCTGCGCTTCCTGTCGCAGTTCAAGTGA
- the rplT gene encoding 50S ribosomal protein L20, protein MPRVKRGVTARARHKKVLALAKGFRGRRKNVFRIAKQAVMKAGQYAYRDRRAKKRVFRQLWIARINAASRGLGLSYSKFVAGLKKAQIDIDRKVLADLAVNDPAGFASIFAKVKAALA, encoded by the coding sequence ATGCCTCGCGTCAAACGTGGTGTTACCGCACGTGCTCGTCACAAGAAGGTCCTGGCTCTGGCCAAGGGCTTCCGTGGTCGTCGTAAGAACGTCTTCCGCATCGCCAAGCAGGCGGTGATGAAGGCGGGCCAGTACGCCTACCGTGACCGCCGTGCCAAGAAGCGCGTGTTCCGCCAGCTGTGGATTGCCCGTATCAACGCGGCAAGCCGTGGCCTGGGTCTGAGCTACAGCAAGTTCGTGGCTGGCCTGAAGAAGGCCCAGATCGACATCGACCGCAAGGTCCTGGCTGATCTCGCCGTCAACGATCCTGCTGGTTTTGCCAGCATCTTCGCCAAGGTGAAGGCCGCTCTCGCTTAA
- the rpmI gene encoding 50S ribosomal protein L35 — translation MPKMKTKSSAKKRFRVRPGGTVKRGQAFKRHILTKKTTKNKRQLRGAVNVHETNMGHIAAMLPFAGL, via the coding sequence ATGCCCAAAATGAAGACCAAGAGCAGCGCGAAGAAGCGTTTTCGCGTTCGTCCGGGTGGTACCGTCAAGCGCGGTCAGGCCTTCAAGCGCCACATCCTGACCAAGAAGACCACGAAGAACAAGCGTCAGCTCCGCGGCGCCGTGAACGTGCATGAAACCAACATGGGTCACATCGCTGCGATGCTGCCCTTTGCTGGTCTGTAA
- the infC gene encoding translation initiation factor IF-3 → MATFADRRAIPERKHRLNREITAPEVRLNGPENEPLGIVPIMEALRMAGDLDVDLVEIAATASPPVCRLMDYGKFKYQEQKRAAEAKAKQKVIEVKEVKFRPGTDEGDYQIKMRNLRRFIAEDGDKGKVTLRYRGREITHQDIGMRLLERIRDELADVAVVENMPKLEGRQMIMVLAPKKR, encoded by the coding sequence ATCGCTACTTTTGCTGACCGTCGTGCGATTCCCGAGCGTAAGCATCGGCTGAACCGCGAAATCACTGCTCCCGAGGTCCGTCTGAACGGCCCGGAGAACGAGCCTCTGGGCATCGTTCCCATCATGGAAGCCCTGCGCATGGCAGGTGACCTTGATGTGGATCTGGTCGAGATCGCTGCCACCGCCAGCCCGCCCGTGTGCCGGCTGATGGACTACGGCAAGTTCAAATACCAGGAGCAGAAGCGCGCGGCCGAGGCCAAGGCCAAGCAGAAGGTCATCGAGGTCAAGGAAGTCAAGTTCCGTCCGGGTACGGACGAGGGCGACTACCAGATCAAGATGCGCAATCTGCGTCGCTTCATCGCCGAGGACGGTGACAAGGGCAAGGTGACGCTGCGTTACCGTGGCCGCGAGATCACCCACCAGGACATCGGCATGCGTCTGCTGGAGCGCATCCGCGACGAACTCGCCGATGTGGCCGTGGTGGAGAACATGCCCAAGCTGGAAGGCCGGCAGATGATCATGGTGCTGGCGCCCAAGAAGCGCTGA
- the thrS gene encoding threonine--tRNA ligase, translating to MISIQLPDGSKRQFEAPVTVAQVAASIGTGLAKAALAGRVDGKLVDTSHLIAQDAQLAIITDKDADGLEVIRHSTAHLLAYAVKELFPEAQVTIGPVIDNGFYYDFAKDEPFTPDDLAAIEKKMGELAKKDEAVVRRVLPRDEAVAYFKGIGEAYKAEIIASIPSNEDVSLYREGAFEDLCRGPHVPSTGKLKHFKLMKVAGAYWRGDSNNPMLTRIYGTAWRTQEELDTYLNILAEAEKRDHRRLGREMDLFHFQEEGPGVVFWHGKGWTVWQEVEQYMRRVYRENGYLEVKGPQILDKGLWEKTGHWDKYRENMFTTESEKRDYALKPMNCPGHVQIFKHGLKSYRELPVRLAEFGNVHRYEPSGALHGLMRVRGFTQDDAHVFCTDEQMAAECLRINDLILSVYKDFGFDEVVVKLSTRPEKRVGSEESWDKAEAALAEGLKASGCEFEYLPGEGAFYGPKIEYTLKDALGRQWQCGTIQVDPNLPERLDAEFVGEDGSRHRPVMLHRAIVGSLERFIGILIEQHAGALPTWLAPTQVVVANITDAQADYVQEIVKSLQKQGLRVVADLRNEKITYKIREHSLQKVPYILVVGDKEKANGAVAVRARGNQDLGVMPLDSFIAKLSEDIANKA from the coding sequence ATGATCTCGATTCAACTGCCCGACGGTTCCAAGCGCCAGTTCGAGGCGCCCGTCACCGTGGCCCAGGTGGCCGCTTCCATCGGCACGGGCCTGGCCAAGGCCGCCCTGGCCGGCCGCGTGGACGGCAAGCTGGTGGACACCAGCCATCTGATCGCGCAGGATGCCCAGCTGGCCATCATCACCGACAAGGACGCCGACGGCCTGGAGGTGATTCGTCACTCCACGGCCCACCTGCTGGCCTATGCCGTCAAGGAGCTCTTCCCCGAGGCCCAGGTGACCATCGGTCCTGTCATCGACAACGGCTTCTACTACGACTTTGCCAAGGACGAGCCCTTCACGCCAGACGATCTGGCCGCCATCGAGAAGAAGATGGGCGAGCTGGCCAAGAAGGACGAGGCCGTGGTGCGCCGTGTGCTGCCGCGCGACGAAGCCGTGGCCTATTTCAAGGGCATCGGCGAGGCCTACAAGGCCGAGATCATCGCCAGCATTCCCAGCAACGAAGACGTCTCGCTCTACCGCGAGGGCGCTTTCGAAGACCTGTGCCGCGGCCCCCACGTGCCCAGCACCGGCAAGCTCAAGCACTTCAAGCTGATGAAGGTCGCGGGCGCCTATTGGCGCGGCGATTCGAACAATCCGATGCTGACCCGCATCTACGGCACCGCCTGGCGCACCCAGGAGGAGCTCGACACCTATCTCAACATCCTCGCCGAAGCCGAGAAGCGCGACCACCGCCGCCTCGGCCGCGAAATGGACCTGTTCCATTTCCAGGAGGAAGGGCCGGGCGTCGTGTTCTGGCACGGCAAGGGCTGGACGGTCTGGCAGGAGGTGGAGCAGTACATGCGCCGCGTCTACCGCGAGAACGGTTATTTGGAGGTCAAGGGCCCGCAGATCCTGGACAAAGGGCTGTGGGAGAAGACCGGCCACTGGGACAAGTACCGCGAGAACATGTTCACGACGGAGTCGGAGAAGCGTGACTACGCGCTGAAGCCGATGAACTGCCCGGGCCACGTGCAGATCTTCAAACATGGCTTGAAGTCTTACCGCGAACTGCCTGTCCGTCTTGCTGAATTCGGCAATGTGCATCGCTATGAGCCCTCCGGCGCACTGCACGGACTGATGCGCGTGCGCGGCTTCACGCAGGACGATGCGCATGTCTTCTGCACCGACGAGCAGATGGCGGCGGAATGCCTGCGCATCAACGACCTGATCCTGTCGGTCTACAAGGACTTCGGCTTCGACGAGGTCGTCGTGAAGCTCTCCACCCGTCCGGAAAAGCGCGTCGGCTCCGAGGAAAGCTGGGACAAGGCCGAGGCCGCGCTGGCCGAAGGTCTCAAGGCCTCGGGCTGCGAGTTCGAGTACCTGCCGGGCGAGGGCGCCTTCTACGGCCCCAAGATCGAGTACACGCTCAAGGACGCCCTGGGTCGCCAGTGGCAGTGCGGCACCATCCAGGTGGACCCCAATCTGCCGGAGCGCCTGGACGCCGAGTTCGTGGGCGAGGACGGCTCGCGCCACCGCCCCGTCATGCTGCACCGTGCCATCGTGGGCAGCCTGGAGCGTTTCATCGGCATCCTGATCGAACAGCATGCCGGCGCGCTGCCCACCTGGCTGGCGCCCACCCAGGTGGTGGTGGCCAATATCACGGATGCCCAGGCGGATTACGTCCAGGAGATCGTGAAATCGCTGCAAAAACAAGGGCTTAGGGTGGTGGCCGATTTGCGGAACGAGAAAATCACGTATAAAATCCGCGAGCATTCCTTGCAAAAGGTTCCGTACATCCTGGTCGTTGGTGACAAGGAGAAGGCAAACGGGGCCGTTGCGGTGCGCGCTCGTGGCAACCAAGACCTGGGCGTGATGCCTCTGGACAGCTTCATCGCCAAGCTCTCTGAAGACATTGCGAACAAGGCCTGA
- a CDS encoding patatin-like phospholipase family protein has translation MAAWQSGRDGRGLQILAGPRARARLRERGLRPEDVRVLPGAAGGPKGLILNLLDQHIFGPWLGASTQEVHLLGASIGAWRMATACLGRDDADMAQAFARMADEYVHQRYESRPGQRPTAESVSRGFSAKLTEIFGGREAEVLTHPRYRLHVFTSRGRHILAREGRLRMPLGYTGAFVSNLLARRAMGAWLDRVVFSDPRAPLPMPLSDFRSHQAVLSERNLLPAVLASCAIPFWLQAVQDVPDGPRGAYWDGGITDYHLHLNYAAMAGEGLVLYPHFQRQVIPGWLDKSLKGRHAATAFLDNVVLLAPRPDWVARLPRGKLPDRDDFQHYGDDVQARARAWQAAIAESERLRDDFAEACARGSIEAQSL, from the coding sequence ATGGCGGCCTGGCAGAGCGGGCGCGATGGCCGCGGCCTGCAGATCCTGGCAGGCCCGCGCGCGCGGGCCCGTCTGCGCGAGCGTGGCCTGCGGCCCGAGGATGTGCGTGTGCTGCCCGGCGCGGCCGGTGGCCCCAAGGGTCTGATCCTCAATCTGCTGGACCAGCACATCTTCGGTCCCTGGCTGGGCGCCAGCACGCAGGAGGTGCATCTGCTGGGCGCCTCCATCGGCGCCTGGCGCATGGCCACGGCCTGCCTGGGGCGTGACGATGCGGACATGGCCCAGGCCTTTGCGCGCATGGCCGATGAGTATGTGCACCAGCGCTACGAGAGCCGGCCGGGTCAGCGACCCACGGCCGAGAGCGTGAGCCGCGGCTTTTCCGCCAAGCTGACCGAGATCTTCGGCGGGCGCGAGGCCGAGGTGCTGACGCATCCGCGCTACCGCCTGCATGTCTTCACCTCGCGTGGCCGCCACATCCTGGCCCGCGAGGGGCGGCTGCGCATGCCGCTGGGCTACACCGGGGCCTTCGTGAGCAATCTGCTGGCGCGCCGGGCCATGGGCGCCTGGCTGGACCGGGTGGTGTTCTCCGACCCGCGTGCGCCCCTGCCCATGCCGCTGAGCGACTTTCGCAGCCACCAGGCCGTGCTGAGCGAGCGGAACCTGCTGCCGGCCGTGCTGGCGAGCTGCGCCATTCCCTTCTGGCTGCAGGCGGTGCAGGATGTGCCGGACGGTCCGCGCGGCGCCTACTGGGACGGCGGCATCACCGATTACCACCTGCACCTGAACTACGCCGCCATGGCCGGCGAGGGCCTGGTGCTCTACCCGCACTTCCAGCGCCAGGTCATTCCGGGCTGGCTGGACAAGAGCCTCAAGGGCCGGCACGCGGCCACGGCCTTTCTGGACAATGTGGTGCTGCTCGCGCCCCGGCCCGACTGGGTGGCCCGCCTGCCCCGCGGCAAGCTGCCGGACCGGGACGATTTCCAGCACTATGGTGACGATGTGCAGGCCCGCGCCCGCGCCTGGCAGGCGGCCATCGCCGAGAGTGAGCGTCTGCGGGACGACTTTGCCGAGGCCTGCGCGCGTGGCAGCATCGAGGCGCAAAGCCTGTAA
- a CDS encoding TonB-dependent siderophore receptor, with translation MSLRIRPLSQACALLMLGCAGVTLHAQEVPGGEGDGGAPRPQPGARLDRVELNSRAQSDTDLRRRAPVAKQLYGREELDRYGDSNVADVLKRLPGVNVQDGAPRMRGLGSGYTQILINGDPAPPGFQFDQLDPKQVERIEVTKGPTADQSAQAVAGAINIILKDAPRVSQRDLGLRLGYNADRPVVGGSFTWGERVLGGVALSVPVSLFQWRGLNETRTEKRAPGLDGVSALVVQQGSQPFWGRGVNSSPRLNWKIDDQQSLALQAFAQDGRWNNKTRYQNEILAGQPRLEDPNEGSGAFRTLRFNANYQNQLSDSQKLELKLGGQRSHGDFDTRAFRDGGVYRASQGDNRDRSITQGGKYSQLLGDAHSLTLGWELEARRRDETRSVLVKLPGQAELQPQLPSFDGQNFGARVQRQALFIQDEWELSPQWSTYLGLRNERIVTRSQGQDLAQRNVSQVLTPMWHLNYKLDAKGRDLIRASLTRSYKAPELSALLGRPAINSNYLDLSQGNEEISPDRVGNPRLKPELATGLDLAFEKYLAGGGMVSVGLFHREIKDLIRNRVVLREVDWSPVQRWVSTPVNLSGASTSGLELELKGRAGELMPAFFDPRLALNLRGSFNYYHSRVKTLPGPDNRLDSQQPWSANMGLDYRFSSLPVPVVMGGNLGFTPGYTTRQSETQWLEQGRARSLDLFAQLVLSKQASLRLMANNFAPLDSQSRTLLATGDYTATERQGRTWWGAMLEYKL, from the coding sequence TTGTCGCTTCGAATCCGCCCCCTGAGCCAGGCCTGCGCCCTGCTGATGCTGGGCTGCGCTGGTGTGACCCTGCATGCCCAGGAAGTGCCGGGCGGGGAGGGGGACGGTGGCGCGCCGCGCCCGCAGCCTGGCGCCCGCCTGGACCGGGTGGAGCTCAACTCGCGCGCCCAGAGCGACACCGATCTGCGCCGCCGCGCGCCGGTGGCCAAGCAGCTCTACGGCCGCGAGGAGCTGGACCGCTATGGCGACAGCAATGTGGCCGATGTGCTCAAGCGCCTGCCCGGCGTCAATGTGCAGGACGGCGCGCCGCGCATGCGTGGCCTGGGCTCGGGCTACACCCAGATCCTGATCAATGGCGACCCGGCGCCGCCGGGCTTCCAGTTCGACCAGCTCGACCCCAAGCAGGTGGAGCGCATCGAGGTGACCAAGGGCCCCACGGCCGACCAGAGCGCCCAGGCCGTGGCCGGCGCCATCAACATCATCCTGAAGGACGCGCCGCGCGTGAGCCAGCGCGATCTGGGCCTGCGTCTGGGCTACAACGCCGACCGCCCGGTGGTGGGCGGCAGCTTCACCTGGGGCGAGCGGGTGCTGGGCGGCGTGGCGCTGTCGGTGCCGGTGTCCCTGTTCCAGTGGCGTGGCCTCAATGAGACGCGCACCGAGAAGCGCGCACCCGGCCTGGATGGCGTCAGCGCGCTGGTGGTGCAGCAGGGCAGCCAGCCCTTCTGGGGCCGCGGCGTGAACAGCAGCCCGCGCCTGAACTGGAAGATCGATGACCAGCAGTCCCTGGCCCTGCAGGCCTTTGCCCAGGACGGCCGCTGGAACAACAAGACCCGCTATCAGAACGAGATCCTGGCCGGTCAGCCGCGCCTGGAAGATCCCAACGAGGGCAGCGGCGCTTTCCGCACCCTGCGCTTCAACGCGAACTACCAGAACCAGCTCAGCGACAGCCAGAAGCTGGAGCTCAAGCTGGGCGGGCAGCGCTCGCATGGCGACTTCGACACCCGGGCCTTTCGCGACGGCGGCGTCTACCGCGCAAGCCAGGGCGACAACCGCGACCGCAGCATCACCCAGGGCGGCAAGTACAGCCAGCTGCTGGGCGATGCCCACAGCCTGACCCTGGGCTGGGAGCTGGAGGCGCGCCGCCGCGACGAGACGCGCAGCGTGCTGGTGAAGCTGCCGGGTCAGGCTGAGCTCCAGCCTCAGCTGCCCAGCTTTGACGGTCAGAATTTCGGCGCGCGGGTGCAGCGCCAGGCCCTCTTCATCCAGGACGAGTGGGAGCTCAGCCCCCAGTGGTCCACCTATCTGGGCCTGCGCAATGAGCGCATCGTGACCCGCAGCCAGGGCCAGGATCTGGCGCAGCGCAATGTGAGCCAGGTGCTCACGCCCATGTGGCATCTCAACTACAAGCTCGATGCCAAGGGCCGCGACCTGATCCGTGCCAGCCTCACCCGCAGCTACAAGGCGCCCGAGCTCAGCGCCCTGCTGGGCCGGCCCGCGATCAACAGCAACTACCTGGACCTGAGCCAGGGCAATGAGGAAATCTCGCCCGATCGCGTGGGCAACCCCCGGCTCAAGCCCGAGCTGGCCACGGGCCTGGACCTGGCCTTCGAGAAATACCTGGCGGGCGGCGGCATGGTCAGCGTGGGCCTGTTCCACCGCGAGATCAAGGACCTGATCCGCAACCGCGTGGTGCTGCGCGAGGTGGACTGGTCGCCGGTGCAGCGCTGGGTGTCCACGCCGGTGAACCTGTCCGGCGCCAGCACCAGCGGTCTGGAGCTGGAGCTCAAGGGCCGGGCCGGCGAGCTGATGCCCGCGTTCTTCGATCCGCGCCTGGCCCTGAATCTGCGCGGTTCCTTCAACTACTACCACTCGCGCGTCAAGACGCTGCCGGGGCCGGACAACCGCCTGGACAGCCAGCAGCCCTGGTCCGCCAATATGGGCCTGGACTACCGCTTCAGCAGCCTGCCGGTGCCGGTGGTGATGGGCGGCAATCTGGGCTTCACGCCGGGCTACACCACGCGCCAGAGCGAGACCCAGTGGCTGGAGCAGGGCCGAGCGCGCTCGCTGGACCTCTTTGCCCAGCTGGTGCTGAGCAAGCAGGCCTCGCTGCGCCTGATGGCCAATAACTTCGCGCCGCTGGACAGCCAGTCGCGCACCCTGCTGGCCACAGGTGACTACACCGCCACCGAGCGCCAGGGCCGCACCTGGTGGGGCGCCATGCTGGAGTACAAGCTCTGA
- a CDS encoding Tex family protein: protein MDKILLQIAEELKVRPAQVNAAVELLDGGATVPFIARYRKEVTGGLDDTQLRVLSERLTYLRELEARRASILESIAGQGKLTDELAGKIAAVTTKAELEDIYLPYKPKRRTKAEIARERGLGPLAEQILADPTLDPQAEAAAFINAELGFADSFAVLDGVRDLLSERWAEDAVLIGKLREWLWAEGLFQSKLSEGKDENNPDIAKFRDYFDYAEPIRTVPSHRALAVFRGRTQEFLDAKLVLDEETVAGQPGLAEGRIARHLGWSHANRAGDTLIRKTIAWTWKVKLSMSLERDLFARLRDEAEKVAIKVFAENLRDLLLAAPAGKRVVMGLDPGIRTGVKVAVVSDTGRVLDTSTVYPHEPRKDWEGSLHTLARLVATHGVNLIAIGNGTASRETDKLAADLIKRIQQLAPGTEIQKVVVSEAGASVYSASETAAAEFPNLDVSLRGAVSIARRLQDPLAELVKIEPKSIGVGQYQHDVDQGKLSRSLDAVVEDAVNAVGVDLNTASAPLLARVSGLSGTVAASIVRWRDAHGAFRNRQQLLDVTGLGPKTFEQAAGFLRIRDGDNPLDISGVHPETYPLVQRILDKVARPITEVMGKSDVIRSLRPEALADEKFGAITVKDVLAELEKPGRDPRPDFQVARFNEGVEDLKDLKEGMVLEGTVSNVAQFGAFVDLGVHQDGLVHVSQLSNKFVNDAREVVKTGDIVKVKVLEVDLARKRISLTMKLDAQAPRAGAGKGGDNSFRPAGRQERTGAARTAPAAAPAGNAMAAAFAKLQGGRKG from the coding sequence TTGGACAAGATCCTGCTTCAAATCGCCGAGGAACTGAAGGTTCGCCCGGCCCAGGTCAATGCAGCCGTGGAGCTGCTGGATGGCGGCGCGACCGTGCCCTTCATCGCGCGTTACCGCAAGGAAGTGACCGGCGGCCTCGACGACACGCAGCTGCGCGTGCTCTCCGAACGGCTGACCTATCTGCGCGAACTGGAAGCGCGCCGCGCCTCCATCCTCGAATCGATCGCCGGGCAGGGCAAGCTGACCGACGAGCTGGCCGGCAAGATCGCCGCCGTCACCACCAAGGCCGAGCTCGAGGACATCTATCTGCCCTACAAGCCCAAGCGCCGCACCAAGGCGGAAATCGCCCGCGAGCGCGGCCTCGGCCCGCTGGCCGAACAGATCCTGGCCGACCCCACGCTGGACCCGCAGGCCGAGGCCGCCGCCTTCATCAATGCCGAGCTGGGCTTTGCCGACAGCTTCGCGGTGCTGGACGGGGTGCGCGATCTGCTCTCCGAGCGCTGGGCTGAGGACGCCGTGCTGATCGGCAAGCTGCGCGAGTGGCTCTGGGCCGAGGGTCTGTTCCAGTCCAAGCTCAGCGAGGGCAAGGACGAGAACAACCCTGACATCGCCAAGTTCCGCGACTACTTCGACTACGCCGAGCCCATCCGCACCGTGCCTTCGCACCGCGCGCTGGCCGTGTTCCGCGGCCGCACCCAGGAGTTCCTGGACGCCAAGCTGGTGCTGGACGAGGAAACGGTGGCCGGCCAGCCCGGCCTGGCCGAGGGCCGCATCGCCCGCCATCTGGGCTGGAGCCACGCCAATCGCGCCGGCGACACCCTGATCCGCAAGACCATCGCCTGGACCTGGAAGGTCAAGCTCAGCATGAGCCTGGAGCGCGACCTCTTCGCCCGCCTGCGCGACGAGGCCGAGAAGGTGGCCATCAAGGTCTTTGCCGAGAATCTGCGCGACCTGCTGCTGGCAGCACCTGCCGGCAAGCGCGTGGTGATGGGCCTGGACCCGGGCATCCGTACCGGCGTGAAGGTGGCGGTGGTGAGCGATACCGGCCGTGTGCTGGACACCAGCACGGTCTACCCGCACGAGCCGCGCAAGGACTGGGAAGGCTCGCTGCACACCCTGGCCCGCCTGGTGGCCACGCATGGCGTGAACCTGATCGCCATCGGCAATGGCACGGCCTCGCGCGAGACCGACAAGCTGGCGGCCGATCTGATCAAGCGCATCCAGCAACTCGCGCCCGGCACCGAGATCCAGAAGGTGGTGGTCAGCGAGGCCGGCGCCTCGGTCTATTCCGCCTCGGAAACGGCGGCCGCCGAATTCCCCAATCTCGACGTGTCGCTGCGCGGCGCCGTCTCCATCGCCCGCCGCCTGCAGGACCCGCTGGCCGAACTCGTCAAGATCGAACCGAAGTCGATCGGCGTCGGCCAGTACCAGCACGACGTCGACCAGGGCAAGCTCTCCCGCTCGCTGGACGCCGTGGTGGAAGACGCCGTGAACGCCGTCGGCGTCGATCTCAACACCGCCTCCGCGCCGCTGCTGGCGCGCGTCTCCGGTCTCTCGGGCACGGTGGCTGCCTCCATCGTGCGCTGGCGCGATGCGCACGGCGCCTTCCGCAACCGCCAGCAGCTGCTGGATGTGACGGGTCTGGGCCCCAAGACCTTCGAGCAGGCCGCGGGCTTTCTGCGCATCCGCGATGGCGACAACCCCCTGGACATCTCGGGCGTGCACCCCGAAACCTATCCCTTGGTGCAGCGCATCCTGGACAAGGTGGCCCGCCCCATCACCGAGGTGATGGGCAAGAGCGATGTGATCCGCAGCCTGCGCCCCGAGGCCCTGGCCGATGAGAAGTTCGGCGCCATCACCGTGAAGGACGTGCTGGCCGAGCTGGAGAAGCCGGGCCGCGATCCGCGCCCGGACTTCCAGGTGGCGCGCTTCAACGAGGGCGTGGAAGACCTCAAGGACCTCAAGGAAGGCATGGTGCTGGAGGGTACGGTCTCCAATGTGGCCCAGTTCGGCGCCTTTGTGGACCTGGGCGTGCACCAGGACGGCCTGGTGCATGTGAGCCAGCTCTCCAACAAGTTCGTCAACGATGCGCGCGAGGTGGTGAAGACGGGCGACATCGTCAAGGTCAAGGTGCTGGAAGTGGACCTGGCGCGCAAGCGCATCTCCCTGACCATGAAGCTGGACGCGCAGGCCCCGCGCGCTGGCGCCGGCAAGGGCGGGGACAACAGCTTCCGCCCCGCCGGCCGTCAGGAGCGCACGGGCGCTGCTCGCACGGCGCCGGCCGCGGCACCTGCGGGCAATGCCATGGCGGCGGCCTTCGCCAAGCTGCAGGGCGGCCGCAAGGGCTGA
- a CDS encoding cohesin domain-containing protein encodes MHPVLKSLPLRGVLALTAALSLVAPAAAAELTGAVWRLEAPAQLQQGQTVTLNLRLDQPFAGRDPADALLFYGFKLDFDASQLEFKRFGVAKGWSDDSAFLGAGEFGASSFPGLGNTGQASAALGVLEFKLLSAGSSALRLYSPAGNLNLGLGYALGETQAIDFGTRLQVSAVPEPAQAGLLLAGLLGLGLWQGRRAQGRG; translated from the coding sequence ATGCACCCCGTCCTGAAATCCCTGCCCCTGCGTGGCGTCCTGGCCCTTACCGCAGCCCTGAGCTTGGTGGCGCCGGCCGCGGCGGCCGAGCTCACGGGCGCCGTCTGGCGCCTGGAAGCGCCCGCCCAGCTGCAGCAGGGCCAGACCGTCACCCTGAACCTCAGGCTGGATCAGCCCTTCGCGGGCCGTGATCCTGCCGATGCCCTGCTGTTCTACGGCTTCAAGCTGGACTTCGACGCCAGCCAGCTGGAGTTCAAGCGTTTCGGCGTGGCCAAGGGCTGGAGCGATGACAGCGCCTTCCTCGGTGCCGGCGAGTTTGGCGCCTCCAGCTTTCCGGGCCTGGGCAACACCGGCCAGGCCAGCGCGGCCCTGGGTGTGCTGGAGTTCAAGCTGCTGAGCGCGGGCAGCAGCGCCCTGCGCCTGTACAGCCCGGCCGGCAATCTCAATCTCGGTCTGGGCTATGCCCTGGGCGAGACCCAGGCGATCGACTTCGGCACGCGTCTGCAGGTGAGCGCTGTGCCGGAACCGGCCCAGGCCGGGCTGCTGCTGGCGGGCCTGCTCGGCCTGGGCCTGTGGCAAGGTCGCCGCGCGCAAGGCCGGGGCTGA